In a genomic window of Brassica rapa cultivar Chiifu-401-42 chromosome A10, CAAS_Brap_v3.01, whole genome shotgun sequence:
- the LOC103844484 gene encoding uncharacterized protein LOC103844484, translated as MSEWEIVTFNVKYGGYWVKNLAGDVGYIGGEVKTLEGKPEDLYVMLGTEFRHGLYGQSLWYKLPFEDHKDRKILGNEDPSFRRMCAAGRWTGIVNVFLVNTIEHPRDEEQEVAFDEDIRVERNVAGFVDEEEDFDYHNTPPNSDGEEEEEESFVRFRRGSGHLELRQLFDTVEEFKDALVEYALKEGRNIKLNKWEKLKSSAVCATEGGCPWWIYCSYEERLGKWMVKTYFEEHSCQKDGHSRILKAPVITKLFLDDIRTDPDMKPMAIQRQIEQRFNLITTIDKCKKAKAKAIDIINRDYEEQFSRLKDYRLAILESNPGSTVELDTVINDEGSEVFQRFYVSFATIRTLWSMWCRPIFGLDGCFMKSTLKGQLLAAVGRDANNGMYPIAWAVVDVENEDNWIWFISKLQQDFNLQAGQGYTVISDRQKGLLNAVERILPHVEHRMCARHIYGNLKKAFPSQHEMKNLFWAVAESCTTRQYEASLEAVQRYDMRLFAAIMEKNPKNCSLAFCSPKSSCVDVHNNISESFNNAIDPARYMPMVEMLETIRRSSMIRIDLRKKIAANTTSRYPSRVMEVIKYEQEKLKFCKIIPGGDERWEVRESSVSHSVNLRLRTCACRRWDLSGIPCRHALRIIAEKKLNYEDYISAWFLNSRQQQIYSDSIRPVNGMCFWNKNGHLVIPPPSLVDQTESRKGRKPKPKRKKGKNESPTKKRKVSREKRTMHCGRCGVAGHNVTKCSNIGVPMHRPPRKRATRTSEDAQDTRNLDFGEGPSQATQD; from the exons ATGAG TGAGTGGGAGATTGTCACATTCAATGTGAAATATGGTGGGTACTGGGTTAAGAATCTGGCAGGAGATGTTGGTTATATTGGTGGCGAGGTTAAAACTCTCGAAGGAAAACCAGAGGATCTTTATGTTATGCTTGGAACTGAGTTTAGGCATGGATTGTATGGACAAAGTTTATGGTATAAGCTACCATTTGAAGATCATAAAGATCGAAAGATACTGGGTAATGAGGATCCTAGTTTTAGAAGGATGTGTGCTGCAGGCAGATGGACAGGCATTGTGAATGTGTTTCTAGTGAACACAATAGAGCATCCGCGTGATGAGGAGCAAGAAGTTGCATTTGATGAAGATATTCGGGTTGAAAGGAATGTGGCTGGTTttgttgatgaagaagaagattttgACTACCATAACACGCCACCGAACTctgatggtgaagaagaagaagaggagagcTTTGTGAGATTCAGAAGAGGTAGCGGTCATCTGGAGCTAAGACAACTTTTTGACACTGTAGAGGAGTTCAAAGATGCATTGGTAGAGTATGCGCTCAAGGAAGGACGGAATATCAAACTTAACAAATGGGAGAAACTCAAGTCTTCAGCTGTGTGTGCGACTGAAGGGGGCTGTCCATGGTGGATATATTGTTCTTATGAAGAGCGACTTGGAAAGTGGATGGTGAAGACATATTTTGAAGAACATAGCTGTCAGAAGGATGGACATAGCAGGATTCTAAAAGCTCCCGTGATCACGAAGCTGTTCTTGGATGATATTAGGACTGATCCAGACATGAAACCAATGGCTATACAACGACAAATTGAGCAGAGGTTCAATTTAATTACAACAATCGACAAGTGTAAAAAGGCCAAGGCAAAAGCCATTGATATAATAAACCGTGACTATGAAGAACAGTTCTCAAGGCTGAAAGATTATCGGTTAGCAATCCTTGA AAGTAACCCTGGATCAACTGTGGAGCTAGACACTGTGATAAATGATGAAGGATCAGAAGTCTTCCAAAGGTTCTACGTGTCTTTTGCTACCATCCGAACCTTATGGTCAATGTGGTGTCGTCCTATCTTCGGACTTGATGGGTGTTTTATGAAATCCACACTGAAAGGACAGTTGTTGGCTGCGGTGGGAAGAGACGCCAATAATGGTATGTATCCTATTGCTTGGGCTGTTGTTGATGTGGAGAATGAGGACAACTGGATATGGTTTATATCAAAGCTGCAACAAGATTTTAATCTACAAGCGGGCCAAGGTTATACTGTCATATCTGATAGACAAAAG GGGTTGTTGAATGCGGTTGAAAGGATATTACCTCATGTAGAACATAGGATGTGCGCGCGCCATATATATGGAAACTTGAAGAAGGCCTTTCCAAGTCAACATGAGATGAAGAATCTGTTTTGGGCAGTAGCTGAGAGCTGCACTACTCGCCAGTATGAAGCTAGTCTTGAAGCTGTTCAACGCTATGATATGCGTCTATTCGCGGCCATCATGGAAAAAAATCCGAAGAACTGTAGCCTTGCCTTCTGCTCTCCAAAATCATCATGTGTGGATGTGCACAACAATATATCTGAGTCATTCAACAACGCTATTGATCCAGCAAGATATATGCCTATGGTGGAGATGTTGGAGACTATAAGAAGATCATCAATGATACGCATTGACCTGAGAAAGAAGATAGCAGCAAATACTACAAGTCGTTATCCTTCTCGAGTAATGGAGGTAATCAAGTATGAGCAGGAGAAACTAAAGTTCTGTAAGATTATTCCAGGTGGTGATGAGCGATGGGAGGTCCGTGAGTCTAGTGTGTCACATAGTGTCAATCTGAGGTTAAGGACTTGCGCATGTCGCAGATGGGATTTGAGTGGAATACCTTGCCGCCATGCCTTACGCATCATCGCAGAGAAGAAGCTCAACTACGAAGACTACATCTCAGCTTGGTTCCTCAACTCTAGGCAACAACAGATTTATAGTGACTCAATAAGACCGGTTAATGGCATGTGTTTCTGGAACAAAAATGGTCATTTGGTTATTCCACCCCCAAGCTTGGTGGATCAAACTGAGAGCAGAAAGGGGAGAAAGCCAAAACCAAAGAGGAAGAAGGGAAAGAATGAATCACCAACTAAGAAAAGGAAGGTTAGTAGAGAGAAAAGGACTATGCATTGTGGTAGATGTGGGGTTGCTGGCCACAATGTCACAAAGTGTTCAAACATAGGTGTGCCAATGCATAGGCCACCAAGGAAGAGAGCAACAAGGACAAGCGAAGATGCGCAAGATACAAGAAATTTGGATTTTGGAGAGGGGCCAAGTCAAGCAACACAAGACTAG
- the LOC103844482 gene encoding putative U-box domain-containing protein 53, producing the protein MMVAVELQVLESNSVAVAITREVNQHLISRLVVGSSSHVGLFRNRDVTAKIPAYVSDLCTVYVVSKGVYILTKDKLSSDGEINETILRDIGSERIDTSSYSSSLGHISDATLKSKSLAMSNHKRLEHLPTIVRGVSVHMETSSVDSYGTTSMSSGAAEKASSSLETSRSISWNITQSEDYFTGKQDTLDKITKLRDEHGHAQEMHALTQLETLNASLKLDEFEFEELQLKEHATKALKEKETQKFEPRRREEREVAQKREAKEKEKLKESSLVARKLQYQEFTWEEIKTATSSFSEDLNIGKGAYGDVYKCNLRHTVAAVKVLHSPESNLSKQFDQEIEILSKIRHPHLVLLLGACPEHGALVYEYMENGSLEDRLFQVSKSQPIPWFVRFRIAWEVASALIFLHKSKPTPIIHRDLKPANILLDQNFLSKVGDVGISTMLQVDPLLTQLTMYKQTSPVGTLCYIDPEYQRSGMLSFKSDVYAFGMIILQLLTALPAIALTYKVEMAMENNDDEELIKILDKKAGDWPMEETRKLAALALSCTEIRAKDRPDLETHILPALESFKNVAVKSRNLISSAPNQPPSHFLCPLLKDVMSEPCVAADGYTYDRRAIEEWMQDHRTSPVTNLPLQNIKLLPNHSVYEAIVEWRRNNQ; encoded by the exons ATGATG GTTGCTGTCGAACTTCAAGTGCTTGAATCAAATAGTGTCGCAGTTGCGATAACCAGAGAGGTTAATCAGCACTTGATAAGCAGGCTTGTCGTTGGAAGCTCGTCTCATGTTGGTTTGTTCAG GAATCGTGATGTTACCGCGAAAATACCAGCCTATGTCTCAGACCTTTGCACAGTTTATGTTGTCTCAAAAGGAGTCTACATTCTTACGAAAGATAAGTTATCGTCAGATGGGGAGATCAATGAAACTATCTTAAGAGATATCGGTAGTGAGAGAATCGATACATCTAGCTACTCTTCTAGTTTAGGACATATCTCAG ATGCGACACTCAAGTCGAAATCTCTTGCTATGTCCAATCATAAGAGATTGGAACATCTCCCGACAATAGTAAGAGGGGTTTCTGTTCATATGGAAACTAGTTCAGTTGACTCATACGGAACTACAAGTATGTCTTCGGGAGCTGCAGAGAAAGCAAGCAGTAGTCTTGAAACATCGCGTTCTATTTCTTGGAATATTACTCAAAGTGAAGATTATTTCACAGGCAAACAG GACACGCTCGACAAAATTACAAAGTTGAGGGATGAACATGGGCATGCTCAAGAAATGCATGCACTGACTCAATTAGAAACCTTGAATGCTTCTCTCAAG CTCGATGAGTTTGAGTTTGAAGAGCTACAACTTAAGGAGCACGCAACAAAGGCGttaaaagaaaaggaaacacAGAAGTTTGAGCCGAGAAGAAGGGAAGAGAGAGAGGTCGCACAGAAAAGAGAAGCCAAAGAGAAGGAGAAGCTTAAAGAAAGTTCCCTTGTGGCTCGTAAGCTGCAATACCAGGAGTTCACTTGGGAAGAAATTAAAACCGCAACTTCATCCTTCTCTGAAGATCTAAACATTGGAAAGGGAGCTTACGGGGATGTTTACAAATGCAATCTCCGTCATACAGTTGCTGCTGTCAAAGTTTTGCATTCCCCGGAAAGTAATCTATCCAAGCAATTTGATCAAGAG ATTGAAATATTGAGCAAGATCAGGCATCCACACCTGGTTCTCCTTCTAGGCGCGTGTCCAGAGCATGGCGCTCTAGTCTATGAATACATGGAAAATGGTAGCTTGGAAGATAGACTGTTTCAAGTCAGCAAAAGTCAACCAATCCCGTGGTTCGTCCGGTTCAGGATAGCTTGGGAAGTCGCATCAGCACTCATTTTCCTCCACAAATCAAAGCCGACACCAATCATCCACCGTGATCTCAAACCAGCCAACATCTTGCTTGATCAAAACTTTCTCAGCAAAGTAGGAGACGTGGGAATCTCCACAATGCTCCAAGTCGATCCTTTATTAACACAATTGACAATGTACAAACAGACAAGTCCCGTGGGAACACTATGCTATATCGATCCTGAATATCAACGAAGCGGGATGTTATCTTTCAAATCAGACGTCTATGCGTTTGGAATGATCATTCTACAGCTTCTTACCGCTCTCCCGGCTATAGCGCTGACGTATAAAGTAGAAATGGCCATGGAGAACAATGACGACGAGGAGTTGATAAAGATTCTTGATAAAAAGGCCGGTGACTGGCCGATGGAAGAAACCCGTAAGTTAGCCGCGTTGGCCCTCTCCTGTACAGAGATTCGTGCTAAAGACAGGCCTGATCTTGAAACTCACATTCTTCCAGCATTAGAGAGCTTTAAGAATGTAGCTGTAAAATCAAGAAACTTGATTTCCTCTGCGCCGAATCAACCTCCAAGCCATTTCCTCTGCCCATTACTTAAG GATGTGATGAGTGAACCATGTGTTGCGGCTGATGGCTATACTTATGACCGACGAGCCATAGAGGAATGGATGCAGGACCACCGTACCTCGCCGGTGACTAATTTGCCGTTACAAAACATTAAACTTTTGCCCAATCACAGTGTTTATGAAGCCATTGTCGAATGGAGACGTAACAATCAGTAA